The nucleotide window AAGGACTACTAGTCGCTAGCAACCCTTGAAATAATGACATGAATCTTCATGAACAGAGAAATGTTATAACATGGCACCATAATACGTGTGTGCCGGGGAATCACATTGAAATATGCATGGCCAAAATAGAACTAAACCACATGCCCCTTAGGCAGAACCAAATATCTTACATGCGCGCAGCCCTAGTAGTCTTATCGAAAAAGTCCAGCGTCATAGCAGCAAGGAAACAAGGAAtatctttcctctcctcaacCCAGAACTTGATGAGGTGCTTGATCTCCATGGCAAAGAGGCTGTTGGGACCACCCGAGATCTTCATCGTACCGTTTTCTCCATCGAAGATTATTGAATTTTCCTCGCCGTTGCCCATGCTTCCTGGGCCCCGTGAGTCGGATGGAGCATCATGGTCACCATGCCTGTAAGCAGCTGATAGATGGAACATCGAGGTGACTCGGACACGGCCGTTGGGAAGGAAGTCCAGTTTGTATCCCAGCAGGGACGCAACAGCTTCGCGGAATTCCGACGACTTCGCCGTCCAGATTTCCTTCAGTCGCCGCATACGCTTCTCCTTGTCCGCGACTACTCGCTCCATGTCTTGGACTTCCAATTTCATGCTTTCCAGAGTGCTTACTGGAACGACCTTTACACCTGCATGATCGCCACGTAATTGAGCAAGGAGGTCCTGGTTTTCGGCCTTCAAAGTCCTCACAGTGGAGAGTTTGAGGTTTTCTGCCTCGGCCGTGGGATTGTCACGCAGCTCAAGGATTCTGGTACGCGATCTAGCCTTGAGGGACTTGATCTGAGACTTGCTTGCCTCGAGCTCTTTGCGCAGAAGTGTCGCTGCTTGTTCGGATTTCGAAAAGGACTCCTGCAGGGTTCTATACTTGCGCGTCAAGACAGAAAGACGTTCGCTTTCTGCATCGCTCTCTGCTGGAGAGAGGGGCCGTTTGATTCCGCGGGGTTGAGACTCATCCTGCTGGGAAGGCTCGCTTTTAGCAAGCTCTTCATGGGCCTTTTCAAGCTCGGCCCTATACTCATCGACGAGCTTCTCGAGATTGGCGATTTGCTCGGACTTTTGCTGATCGAATTGATTTTGTTCCGGATTCATAGTCACCTCTTCCGTGTCAAAAGCCTTGAGTTGGGCACGCAAATAATCGACTTCTTTCACAGCGAGAGCCCGCTGTCGTTCGAGTCTTGCTTTCATACGGCTTTCTGCCATAGCTCCACCCGCAACAGAACCGGCACTGCTCCGGAGCTTTTCAATCTCCTGTCGCAGGGTGGTCCGTTCTGTCTCCAAGTTCTTGATGGATtcgtccttctccaagaacTGAGCCTCAACACTGCCTATCTTATCAACAAGAGAGGCTTTTTCAATGCGCTCTTGTAGCAAAGCCTTCACAACCGCTTCTGGAGAATCGAACTCGGCCGGCTGATCATTGTCTTGCAAGAGACTAGTCCAAGACCGTCGCTCGTCTTCCAACatctggatctggatctgaGCAGTCCCCAGCTGTGACTCCACATCCTTCATCAACTGCAGTTGGTTTTCCAATGATCTCTTTTGCTCCTCCACAACTTCAACGTTCTTCTGTATTTTCCGTAGGTGTCGTAGTTCAGTGCTTTGCTCACGGTTTGTGGTTTCCAGATTTCTGATATGGCTGACTTGTTCGGAAAGTTCGCGCTTAAGAACTGACAGCGTTTCGCTATCTGTTCCCTCAGCTTTGAGCCGGAGATTTTCCGTTTCCAAATCAGCGACCTCGGTTTCTCGTTGACGCAGCTTCTCTTGTGTAGTCTGCATATCACTCCGAACAGTCTGGAGGTCATTCTGCAGTTCCTCTATCGTCTTTTGTAAAGACGAGCGTATAGTATCGAGCTCGCTGATCTGATATTTGTACTGTCTCTCCTGATCGAGCGATTGTGCCTTTGAgtcttccacttcctcctgAAGTAACTGATTCTGATCTTGAAGACTTCTGATCTTTCGCTCAAGGCCGGCTTTCTCATTAAGGGCATTGTCCTGGGTTTCCTTCAACTCTTTCGCTAGAGTCTCGCTCTTGTGGGTGGCCCGGTGGCTGTTACTCTCTGCAGCCTGTGGGACAGAAACATGGTCAGTGGAATAGACGTGAGGTAGTGGCTGAAGAATTGAACAAACCTGAGCTTTTCGGAAGTCCGAATCTGCCTTGAGCTGCAAATCCCGTAGTTCCTTCTCATGACGCAGGACCATCAAATCCCTCTCTTGCTTGAAATTCTCTAGCTCATACTTTAATGTATTCACCTGCACTAGCAGCTCCTCCTTTTCCGTGTCTAGAGAGGCCATTAGTCTTGAAGCACGCGCAGCCTGAGACACAGAAAACATTAACCTACCAGGCTTTGAGGGGTAAACTGAGCGGACCGATTGTTGCAAAGCGTCGGGTGCCGGTGGAAGCGACAAGGGAGATTCTGCGCGCATGGTGTCCCGCGAAGGACGTGAATTGATGCTTGAATTCATCTGAGGCGCATTAGCTTCCTTGAGCCAAACTGGCTACATTTGACGGACTTACGATGGATTGAACTGGCAATAGTATTTATCGTGTGACACGAGTTTTCGGGATGAGTTCATCCGAAACGGTAGATTCCATATATGTATTCTGAAACGCCGCAGATTCCAGCCTTAGACTGAGCATAAGGGCGCAATCATCAGGCCCAGCGCCAGCAAGTGCCTCATTGTTTTTCGATAACAACAAGAGAGCGATGACATCCCGGATAGGCATGTGGCTGAGTCAGCCAGCTCACCGCCCGCGCAAGCTTTGATTCTTAAAGAGGACTAGCGCCGAAATTTTGAAATGGATTTCGAATTTTTGCGGGTTTCGACGAGACCGACGACTATTCCTCCCCACGCCCGTCGCCATTCTCCTcgtctctttccccctcttccggATTCAGTTCAACTCCCTGGGTGGGTCTAATATTCACAATGGCTAAGGAAAggaccgagaagaaggacaagcgcgagaagaaggagaagcgcgCGGAGAAGGACGGCGTCTCCAAGAccagcaagaaggagaagaaggagaagaaggacaaggtCGCTCTCGCCGACGCCGTCGAGAAGGAGCTCACCACTAAGGTTCTCGATGGCCTTGATCAGGCTGCCACTGAGGCTCCTGTCAATGGCGCTGAGACCGAGCGCATGGACGTTGACAGCCGCCCCGTTGGCGCCGTTGTTCCTTTTGCCAGCCCTCTGGTCGAAGACAAGAATGCCAAGAAGGTCCTGAAGAGCGTCAAGAAGGGTAaggatatattttttctcaTCTTTTTGCATATGTCTCCCAGGAGTCCTGCCGCCTTCACTTTGGTCCCGTCGAGATGGCGTCTGGATTTGAATCAGTTCTAGCTTCTGGCCCTGAGGGCTTACGATTGCCGCGTTCGGCATTGACTGCGCATCCATCTATCACTTAATAAACATTCGCTAACGGATTGACTTATAATAGCTGCCGTCAACAAGTGCCTGAAGCGCGGTGTCAAGGAGGTCGTCAAGGCTCTCCGCAAGTCGCCCATTCCCGCTGCCAACGCCAGCATCGGTGTCCCCAACGGTGTCGTCATTCTCGCCGCCGATATCTCGCCCATGGACGTTATCTCGCACATCCCTGTCCTGTGTGAGGACCACGGTATCCCCTACGTCTTCGTCACATCCCGAGCTGAGCTCGGCAACTCCGCCGCCACGAAACGCCCCACCAGTGTCGTGATGGTTGTGCCCAAGTCGGCttccaagggcaagaagaaggacggtgaggatgatggagaggactTCACCGAGGTGTTCGAGGAATTGGCCAAGCTCGCCCAGaaggaggccaagaaggtgaACCTGTGAAGTTTTCAGCTGGACTTCTGAATCCACCTTTTCCTTTGCTCTGTTGTTTCTTAATTATACGGCTTCTTTATGTGTCTTGTCACTTTGCTGCTATGGCTGTACAGTTTCACTTTGTTGCTTGACAAGGCAGTGCATGTCTTCGGGGTCTGGCCTTTAGGACGTGTTCATTGGGTTGATCTTTTATGATGTGTCCGTTGCAAATCCGGCGTTCTCACATGGTGTATGAAAAAAGGCAGGAAGTATACAATAAAAATCCCAATCTTGACCAGAGCCTTCGTAAGCTGTTCGTACAGAGCGCCAATGGGGACCATTCTTGCTCCCATTGTTAGGAATgcggagagagaaaagattAATGGCAAGAGGGGCAAGCAGGAGAGCCCGCATTTCAGGGGGTTAACCATATTTGCGACTATTTCTACTGAGGGTTGCTCATCTTTGCGTGGGAAGATATCGTCGCCTTCATGGATCATTCGACATGGAAGAAATGCCCAAGGCGGCTTAGCGTGTGCCCTTAATTCGGGAGGAAAAGCAATACGGAGTTAATGGAACATGCAACCAACCACCTGAAGGAGTTCAACCTTCTATGACCAGCAATGAAAACGAGCTGGGGTAAAGCCAGATAGTTAGTGTAACATGTCGTGGCTTACACGAAGCTCCTTCCGTCATCCCTATCGGTCTTTATTATCCGTCTTTATCCTCTGGAAG belongs to Aspergillus luchuensis IFO 4308 DNA, chromosome 3, nearly complete sequence and includes:
- the MAD1 gene encoding coiled-coil domain-containing protein MAD1 (BUSCO:EOG092630UB;~COG:D;~EggNog:ENOG410PKQ7;~InterPro:IPR008672;~PFAM:PF05557;~go_process: GO:0007094 - mitotic spindle assembly checkpoint [Evidence IEA]) — translated: MNSSINSRPSRDTMRAESPLSLPPAPDALQQSVRSVYPSKPGRLMFSVSQAARASRLMASLDTEKEELLVQVNTLKYELENFKQERDLMVLRHEKELRDLQLKADSDFRKAQVCSILQPLPHVYSTDHVSVPQAAESNSHRATHKSETLAKELKETQDNALNEKAGLERKIRSLQDQNQLLQEEVEDSKAQSLDQERQYKYQISELDTIRSSLQKTIEELQNDLQTVRSDMQTTQEKLRQRETEVADLETENLRLKAEGTDSETLSVLKRELSEQVSHIRNLETTNREQSTELRHLRKIQKNVEVVEEQKRSLENQLQLMKDVESQLGTAQIQIQMLEDERRSWTSLLQDNDQPAEFDSPEAVVKALLQERIEKASLVDKIGSVEAQFLEKDESIKNLETERTTLRQEIEKLRSSAGSVAGGAMAESRMKARLERQRALAVKEVDYLRAQLKAFDTEEVTMNPEQNQFDQQKSEQIANLEKLVDEYRAELEKAHEELAKSEPSQQDESQPRGIKRPLSPAESDAESERLSVLTRKYRTLQESFSKSEQAATLLRKELEASKSQIKSLKARSRTRILELRDNPTAEAENLKLSTVRTLKAENQDLLAQLRGDHAGVKVVPVSTLESMKLEVQDMERVVADKEKRMRRLKEIWTAKSSEFREAVASLLGYKLDFLPNGRVRVTSMFHLSAAYRHGDHDAPSDSRGPGSMGNGEENSIIFDGENGTMKISGGPNSLFAMEIKHLIKFWVEERKDIPCFLAAMTLDFFDKTTRAARM
- the NHP2 gene encoding snoRNA-binding protein (COG:J;~EggNog:ENOG410PQ50;~InterPro:IPR004038,IPR029064,IPR004037;~PFAM:PF01248;~go_component: GO:1990904 - ribonucleoprotein complex [Evidence IEA];~go_process: GO:0042254 - ribosome biogenesis [Evidence IEA]); this translates as MAKERTEKKDKREKKEKRAEKDGVSKTSKKEKKEKKDKVALADAVEKELTTKVLDGLDQAATEAPVNGAETERMDVDSRPVGAVVPFASPLVEDKNAKKVLKSVKKAAVNKCLKRGVKEVVKALRKSPIPAANASIGVPNGVVILAADISPMDVISHIPVLCEDHGIPYVFVTSRAELGNSAATKRPTSVVMVVPKSASKGKKKDGEDDGEDFTEVFEELAKLAQKEAKKVNL